In Brevundimonas subvibrioides, a genomic segment contains:
- a CDS encoding glutathione S-transferase family protein — MIVVHHLNNSRSQRVLWLLEEMGLPYEVKRYGRDAKTMLAPPELRAIHPLGKSPVIQDGDIVVAETGAIVEYLLEAYPGRGLKPQPGSPEGRRFTYWLHYAEGSAMTPLLLKLIFGQLPTRSPGLVRPLVKAISNKAQTGFIDPQIASHTAYWEAELTKSAWFAGETFSAADIMMSFPLEAGASRAPYGKDKPRLKAFLTAIHARPAYQQALERGGPYAYA; from the coding sequence ATGATCGTCGTCCATCACCTGAACAACTCCCGCTCGCAGCGCGTGCTGTGGCTGCTGGAAGAGATGGGCCTGCCCTATGAGGTGAAGCGCTACGGGCGCGACGCAAAGACCATGCTGGCCCCGCCCGAGCTGCGCGCCATCCACCCGCTGGGCAAGTCGCCGGTGATCCAGGACGGCGATATCGTGGTCGCCGAGACCGGCGCCATCGTCGAATATCTGCTGGAGGCCTATCCCGGGCGGGGGCTGAAACCCCAGCCGGGCTCGCCGGAAGGGCGCCGCTTCACCTACTGGCTGCACTATGCCGAGGGGTCTGCCATGACGCCCCTGCTGCTGAAACTGATCTTCGGCCAGTTGCCGACCCGGTCACCGGGTCTGGTCAGGCCACTGGTCAAGGCGATCTCGAACAAGGCCCAGACCGGCTTCATCGACCCCCAGATCGCCAGCCACACGGCCTACTGGGAGGCCGAACTGACCAAATCCGCCTGGTTCGCAGGCGAGACCTTCAGCGCCGCCGACATCATGATGAGCTTCCCGCTGGAGGCCGGGGCCAGCCGCGCGCCCTATGGCAAGGACAAGCCCCGGCTGAAGGCCTTCCTGACCGCCATCCATGCACGCCCGGCCTATCAGCAGGCGCTGGAACGCGGCGGACCCTACGCCTACGCCTGA
- a CDS encoding cell wall hydrolase has product MTPSFASPIDWNRVNTRARRYAAALPAALAALGVAMAAGSTARSDADRTAEAVARVTEGDLSSRGLAALSARMDPAQLALAIRFDPNDRHPALLGLTPGWESLTLAGKPSLELGTNGLQAQRLNAAMPSDTGALREAKPFVFSPASEADRQRALRCLTQGVYYEAALESTEGQEAVAQVILNRVRDPNYPNTICGVVFEGAERTTGCQFSFTCDGALAQAPVGWAWNRARSVAERALAGHVAEKVGTATHYHADYVHPWWSPTLAKITQIGAHIFYRWKGIYGETAAFRQRYAGHEPVIDEARFSRPRFAAPPTLLAGGDLDAADAAVLARGGANLRTVEIDGHTRVVGVASLGGRRPGTAEEIAAINARLAAFEAPSIAPAPLDPPPAGVTRMEVEEVGKPVG; this is encoded by the coding sequence ATGACGCCATCCTTCGCCTCGCCGATCGACTGGAACCGGGTGAACACCCGTGCCCGTCGTTACGCGGCGGCGCTGCCGGCCGCACTGGCGGCGCTGGGTGTGGCCATGGCGGCGGGATCGACGGCGCGTTCCGATGCGGACCGGACGGCCGAGGCGGTGGCGCGGGTCACCGAGGGCGATCTGTCCTCGCGTGGTCTGGCCGCGCTGTCGGCGCGGATGGATCCGGCGCAGCTGGCCCTGGCCATCCGTTTCGACCCCAATGACCGCCACCCGGCGTTGCTGGGTCTGACACCCGGCTGGGAAAGCCTGACGCTGGCGGGCAAGCCGTCGCTGGAGCTGGGCACCAACGGGCTGCAGGCACAGCGCCTGAATGCGGCGATGCCGTCCGACACGGGCGCGCTGCGCGAGGCCAAACCGTTCGTGTTCAGTCCCGCGAGCGAGGCGGACCGCCAGCGCGCGCTGCGCTGCCTGACGCAGGGCGTCTATTACGAGGCGGCCCTGGAAAGCACCGAGGGCCAGGAGGCGGTGGCGCAGGTCATCCTGAACCGCGTACGCGACCCCAACTATCCCAACACCATCTGCGGAGTCGTGTTCGAGGGTGCCGAGCGGACGACGGGCTGCCAGTTCAGCTTCACCTGCGACGGTGCCCTCGCACAGGCCCCTGTCGGCTGGGCCTGGAACCGGGCCCGTTCGGTGGCGGAGCGGGCGCTGGCCGGGCACGTTGCTGAAAAGGTCGGCACCGCGACCCACTATCACGCCGACTATGTCCATCCCTGGTGGTCGCCGACCCTGGCCAAGATCACCCAGATCGGCGCGCACATCTTCTATCGCTGGAAGGGCATCTACGGCGAGACCGCCGCCTTCCGGCAGCGCTATGCCGGGCATGAGCCGGTGATCGACGAGGCGCGCTTTTCGCGTCCCCGCTTTGCTGCCCCGCCGACGCTGCTGGCCGGGGGCGATCTCGATGCCGCGGATGCGGCGGTGCTGGCCAGGGGCGGTGCCAATCTGCGCACCGTGGAGATCGACGGCCATACGCGCGTCGTCGGCGTAGCCAGCCTGGGCGGACGGCGCCCCGGCACGGCCGAGGAGATCGCGGCCATCAACGCGCGCCTGGCGGCCTTCGAGGCTCCGTCCATCGCGCCCGCGCCGCTGGACCCCCCACCGGCCGGCGTGACCCGGATGGAAGTCGAGGAAGTCGGCAAGCCCGTCGGCTGA
- the nadC gene encoding carboxylating nicotinate-nucleotide diphosphorylase — protein MIPSLPDILILPIVRAALAEDLGRAGDVTAAACIPGGARMRAVFAARKPGVLAGIDGVRLTVLEMDPEASVDLRMRDGDAFEAGAVLAEVEADARAFLSAERSALNLLGRLCGIATLTRAYVEAVAGTGARIADTRKTTPGLRALEKHAVRCGGGINHRFGLDDAILIKDNHIAVCGGVEAAVTAARARVGHLMKIEVEVDGLDQLDVALGLVAAGRGPDVVMLDNFDLAMLVEAVRRTREGGHRVVLEASGGVNLSTVRGIAETGVDVISVGALTHSASILDIGLDAV, from the coding sequence ATGATCCCGTCGCTTCCCGACATCCTGATCCTGCCCATCGTGCGGGCCGCCCTGGCCGAAGACCTGGGCCGGGCCGGCGATGTGACGGCGGCGGCCTGTATTCCGGGCGGCGCGCGGATGCGGGCGGTCTTCGCGGCGAGGAAGCCCGGCGTGCTGGCGGGAATCGATGGCGTGCGGCTGACCGTGCTGGAGATGGACCCCGAAGCGTCCGTGGACCTGCGGATGCGGGACGGGGACGCGTTCGAGGCGGGAGCCGTGCTGGCCGAGGTCGAGGCGGACGCGCGGGCCTTCCTGTCGGCGGAGCGCTCGGCGCTGAACCTGCTGGGACGGCTGTGCGGGATCGCGACCCTGACGCGGGCCTATGTGGAGGCGGTGGCCGGCACGGGGGCGCGGATTGCGGATACGCGCAAGACCACGCCCGGCCTGCGCGCGCTGGAGAAACACGCGGTGCGCTGTGGCGGGGGAATCAATCACCGCTTCGGTCTGGATGACGCCATCCTGATCAAGGACAACCACATCGCCGTCTGCGGCGGCGTGGAGGCGGCCGTCACGGCTGCGCGCGCCCGGGTCGGTCACCTGATGAAGATCGAGGTCGAGGTGGACGGACTGGATCAGCTGGACGTCGCCCTGGGACTGGTCGCAGCAGGCCGGGGGCCGGACGTCGTCATGCTGGACAATTTCGACCTGGCGATGCTGGTGGAGGCGGTGCGGCGGACGCGAGAGGGTGGACACCGGGTGGTGCTGGAGGCGTCAGGCGGCGTGAACCTGTCGACGGTGCGGGGCATCGCGGAGACGGGGGTCGACGTCATCTCGGTGGGCGCGCTCACCCATTCGGCATCGATTCTGGATATCGGTCTGGACGCGGTCTGA
- the selD gene encoding selenide, water dikinase SelD codes for MTTPEPRLTSLAHGGGCGCKLSPGVLRDILSGMPQAAAFASLMVGTETSDDAAVWRLNDTQALVATTDFFMPVVDDPFDFGRIAATNALSDVYAMGGRPILALALVGMPVNVLSTGTIGQILAGGASVCAEAGIPIAGGHSIDSVEPIYGLVALGLVHPDRVRTNRGAQAGDVLILTKGLGVGVLSAALKQGRLDQAGYATMLASTTELNAVGADLADVDAVHAMTDVTGFGLLGHALEMARGSGRAVEIEAAAVPLLDGVETLARDGVRTGASGRNWDSYGAGVSLSDGFDGWRRDLLTDPQTSGGLLIAVAPDAAPGVLARVRAAGFERAAIVGRMIEGTGVQVV; via the coding sequence ATGACCACGCCCGAACCGCGCCTGACCAGTCTCGCCCACGGCGGGGGATGCGGCTGCAAGCTGTCGCCCGGCGTGCTGCGCGACATCCTGTCCGGAATGCCCCAGGCGGCGGCCTTCGCCAGCCTGATGGTCGGCACCGAGACCAGCGATGACGCGGCGGTCTGGCGGCTGAACGACACCCAGGCGCTGGTGGCGACCACGGACTTCTTCATGCCGGTGGTGGACGATCCGTTCGACTTCGGCCGGATCGCCGCGACCAATGCCCTGTCCGACGTCTATGCCATGGGCGGGCGACCGATCCTGGCGCTGGCCCTGGTCGGGATGCCGGTGAACGTGCTGTCGACCGGGACGATCGGACAGATCCTGGCGGGCGGGGCCAGCGTCTGCGCCGAGGCGGGAATCCCGATTGCCGGGGGCCATTCGATCGACAGCGTGGAGCCGATCTACGGGCTGGTCGCCCTGGGGCTGGTGCATCCCGACCGGGTGCGGACCAACCGGGGTGCACAGGCCGGCGACGTCCTGATCCTGACCAAGGGGCTGGGCGTGGGCGTGCTCAGCGCGGCGCTGAAACAGGGGCGGCTGGATCAGGCGGGCTATGCGACGATGCTGGCCTCGACGACGGAGCTGAACGCGGTCGGGGCCGATCTGGCGGACGTCGATGCGGTCCACGCCATGACCGATGTGACCGGCTTCGGTCTTCTGGGCCATGCGCTGGAGATGGCGCGGGGGTCCGGACGGGCGGTCGAGATCGAGGCGGCGGCCGTGCCGCTGCTGGACGGGGTCGAGACCCTGGCGCGCGATGGCGTGCGGACCGGGGCCTCAGGGCGGAACTGGGACAGCTATGGCGCGGGCGTATCCTTGTCGGACGGATTCGACGGCTGGCGACGCGACCTGCTGACGGATCCGCAGACCTCGGGCGGCCTGCTGATCGCAGTGGCTCCCGACGCAGCTCCTGGCGTTCTCGCCCGGGTCCGTGCGGCAGGCTTCGAGCGGGCCGCCATCGTCGGCCGGATGATCGAGGGCACCGGAGTGCAGGTCGTTTGA
- the trxB gene encoding thioredoxin-disulfide reductase — MSHPITTRVAIIGSGPAGWTAAIYAARASLNPIVIAGIQPGGQLTITTDVENYPGFAEVIQGPWLMEQMKAQALHVGTEIIEDIVVSCDLSQRPFRLKLDSGTEILAETVIISTGAQAKWLGLESEAKYQGFGVSACATCDGFFYRGKQVVVVGGGNTAVEEALFLTNFAAGVTVVHRKDEFRAEKILQDRLFANPKVEVVWDHQVDEILGHNDGVASNVTGVRLKNAKSGETHERSCDGVFIAIGHAPSSELFLGQLETKQGGYLVVKPGTTSTNVEGCYAAGDVTDDVYRQAVTAAGMGCMAALEAVRFLAEEDHARAHHPISHHEAEKIGVW; from the coding sequence ATGAGCCATCCCATAACCACCCGTGTCGCCATCATCGGTTCCGGCCCCGCCGGATGGACCGCCGCCATCTATGCGGCGCGGGCCAGCCTGAACCCCATCGTCATCGCCGGCATCCAGCCGGGCGGTCAGCTGACCATCACGACCGACGTGGAGAACTACCCGGGCTTCGCCGAGGTCATCCAGGGCCCCTGGCTGATGGAGCAGATGAAGGCCCAGGCCCTTCACGTCGGTACCGAGATCATCGAGGACATCGTGGTGTCCTGCGACCTGTCGCAGCGCCCCTTCCGACTGAAGCTGGACAGTGGCACCGAAATTCTGGCCGAGACGGTCATCATCTCCACCGGGGCCCAGGCCAAGTGGCTGGGTCTGGAATCCGAAGCGAAATACCAGGGCTTCGGCGTCAGCGCCTGCGCCACCTGCGACGGCTTCTTCTATCGCGGCAAGCAGGTCGTGGTGGTCGGCGGTGGCAATACGGCCGTCGAAGAGGCGCTGTTCCTGACCAATTTCGCCGCCGGGGTGACCGTGGTGCACAGGAAGGACGAGTTCCGCGCCGAAAAGATCCTGCAGGACCGGCTGTTCGCCAACCCGAAGGTCGAGGTGGTCTGGGACCACCAGGTCGACGAGATCCTGGGCCACAATGACGGGGTCGCCTCCAACGTCACCGGCGTACGACTGAAGAATGCCAAATCCGGCGAGACGCACGAGCGGTCCTGCGACGGGGTCTTCATCGCCATCGGTCACGCGCCGTCATCGGAACTGTTCCTGGGTCAGCTTGAGACCAAGCAGGGCGGCTATCTGGTCGTGAAGCCGGGCACCACCTCGACGAATGTCGAGGGCTGCTACGCCGCCGGCGACGTCACCGACGATGTCTATCGCCAGGCCGTGACCGCGGCGGGCATGGGCTGTATGGCCGCGCTGGAGGCCGTCCGCTTCCTCGCCGAGGAAGACCACGCCCGCGCCCATCATCCGATCTCCCACCATGAGGCCGAAAAGATCGGGGTCTGGTGA
- a CDS encoding sensor histidine kinase gives MTARETDRPRWTEAERLQALQDYGILDTAREAAFDDIVSLLATVFDAPIALVNLIDEDRAWFKAEVGTGMTGSPLGVSFCARAIEDDTDRLVVADATRDVRFADNPLVTGAPHLRFYAGQVLRTPEGLPLGALCVHDVRPRPEGLTPAQDKALEVLAGQVMAQIELKRAVRERDQGIADLAESESKFRAIADSMPQMVWSTRPDGFHDYYNARWYEFTGVPAGSTDGEGWSGMFHPEDQDRARAAWRHSLETGDLYEIEYRLRRADGVYRWALGRATPIRNAERQVVRWFGTCTDIDELKRMEQGKDLLSQELSHRIKNIFAVISALIALSAREHPEARAFAAAVRNRIGALARAHEFVRPHSEVSRPTVGNTTLHTFLNALFVPYADNSGRPRVLIQGDDAVFDDQSATSVALLFHELATNAAKYGALSRPDGRVLLTTRAEDDRFILSWREIGGPAVTGEPVRSGFGSSLATLSVEGQLGGRLERSWRPEGLIVEADLPATALSRRRAALKRS, from the coding sequence TTGACCGCCCGAGAGACAGACCGTCCCCGCTGGACCGAAGCCGAGCGCCTTCAGGCCCTGCAGGACTACGGCATTCTGGACACGGCGCGCGAGGCCGCCTTCGACGACATCGTGTCCCTGCTGGCGACCGTGTTCGACGCGCCCATCGCCCTGGTCAATCTGATCGACGAGGATCGGGCCTGGTTCAAGGCCGAGGTCGGGACCGGCATGACGGGCAGTCCGCTGGGCGTGTCCTTCTGTGCCCGGGCGATCGAGGACGACACCGACCGGCTGGTCGTGGCCGATGCGACCCGGGATGTGCGCTTTGCCGACAATCCGCTGGTGACGGGGGCACCGCATCTGCGCTTCTATGCCGGACAGGTGCTGCGCACGCCGGAAGGTCTGCCGCTGGGGGCGCTGTGCGTCCACGACGTCAGGCCGCGGCCCGAGGGCCTGACACCGGCCCAGGACAAGGCGCTGGAGGTTCTGGCCGGTCAGGTCATGGCCCAGATCGAGTTGAAGCGGGCCGTGCGCGAGCGCGATCAGGGCATTGCCGATCTGGCGGAAAGCGAGTCGAAATTCCGGGCCATCGCCGACTCCATGCCCCAGATGGTGTGGTCGACCCGACCGGACGGCTTCCACGACTACTACAATGCCCGCTGGTACGAGTTCACCGGCGTGCCTGCCGGTTCGACCGACGGCGAGGGATGGAGCGGCATGTTCCACCCCGAGGACCAGGATCGCGCCCGGGCGGCCTGGCGGCACTCGCTGGAGACCGGCGACCTTTACGAGATCGAATATCGGCTGCGGCGCGCGGACGGGGTGTATCGCTGGGCGCTGGGTCGGGCGACGCCGATCCGGAACGCGGAGCGTCAGGTCGTCCGCTGGTTCGGCACCTGCACCGACATCGACGAGCTGAAGCGGATGGAGCAGGGCAAGGACCTGCTGAGCCAGGAACTGAGCCACCGCATCAAGAACATCTTCGCCGTCATCTCGGCCCTGATCGCCCTGTCGGCCCGGGAACACCCGGAGGCCAGGGCGTTCGCCGCCGCCGTCCGGAACCGCATCGGGGCGCTGGCCCGCGCCCATGAGTTCGTGCGGCCGCACTCGGAGGTGTCCCGGCCCACGGTGGGCAACACCACCCTTCACACCTTCCTGAATGCCCTGTTCGTGCCCTATGCGGACAACAGCGGCAGGCCCCGCGTGCTGATCCAGGGCGACGACGCCGTGTTCGACGACCAGTCGGCGACCTCGGTGGCTCTGCTGTTCCACGAACTGGCGACCAATGCGGCGAAATACGGGGCCCTGTCGAGGCCGGACGGGCGGGTCCTTCTGACCACGCGCGCCGAGGACGACCGCTTCATCCTGAGCTGGAGGGAAATCGGCGGGCCGGCGGTGACGGGCGAGCCTGTCCGTTCCGGCTTTGGATCGTCGCTGGCCACCCTGTCGGTCGAGGGTCAATTGGGTGGACGGCTGGAACGAAGCTGGCGGCCGGAGGGTTTGATCGTGGAAGCCGACCTTCCTGCCACTGCGCTCTCACGACGCAGGGCGGCCCTGAAACGTTCCTGA
- a CDS encoding response regulator, whose amino-acid sequence MTARILIIEDEALVAMELRFVLEDLGHDVIGTVADARAARVMASRADIDLALVDIHLQDGPTGIELGRELGQDRGVTVLFMTANPGMVRDGVAGTIGVLTKPTDERAVQTAVDYALRRRMGRPVEYAPPELQLFA is encoded by the coding sequence ATGACTGCGCGTATCCTGATCATCGAGGACGAGGCCCTTGTGGCTATGGAACTCCGCTTCGTGCTGGAGGACCTCGGGCATGACGTGATCGGGACCGTGGCGGACGCCCGCGCGGCGCGCGTCATGGCCTCCAGAGCCGACATCGACCTGGCTCTGGTGGACATCCACCTTCAGGACGGGCCGACGGGAATCGAACTGGGTCGCGAGCTGGGCCAGGACAGGGGTGTGACCGTGCTGTTCATGACCGCCAACCCGGGTATGGTGCGCGATGGTGTCGCCGGCACGATCGGGGTCCTGACCAAACCGACCGACGAGCGCGCGGTCCAGACCGCCGTCGACTATGCCCTTCGCCGTCGCATGGGCCGCCCGGTCGAATATGCGCCGCCGGAGTTGCAGCTGTTCGCGTAA
- the greA gene encoding transcription elongation factor GreA produces the protein MEKVPMTAEGYRSLDDQLKQLKSVERPSVIAAISEAREHGDLSENAEYHAAKERQGWIEGSIAEIEDKISRAQVIDVSKLSGDQVKFGATVTVVDEDTEEEGRYQIVGEHEADVKKGKISISSPIARAMISKSVGDTVEVNTPGGVKAYEILKVEWK, from the coding sequence ATGGAAAAAGTGCCGATGACGGCCGAGGGATACCGCTCCCTCGACGATCAGCTTAAGCAATTGAAGTCGGTGGAACGGCCCAGCGTGATCGCCGCCATTTCCGAGGCGCGCGAACACGGCGACCTGTCGGAAAACGCTGAATATCACGCTGCGAAAGAGCGTCAGGGCTGGATCGAAGGGTCGATCGCCGAGATCGAGGACAAGATCAGCCGCGCCCAGGTCATCGACGTATCCAAGCTGAGCGGCGACCAGGTCAAGTTCGGCGCGACCGTCACCGTGGTCGACGAGGACACCGAGGAAGAGGGCCGTTACCAGATCGTCGGCGAGCATGAGGCCGATGTGAAGAAGGGCAAGATCTCGATCTCGTCGCCCATCGCACGCGCCATGATCTCCAAGTCGGTCGGCGACACGGTCGAGGTGAACACCCCCGGCGGCGTGAAGGCCTACGAAATCCTCAAGGTCGAGTGGAAATAG
- a CDS encoding mitochondrial fission ELM1 family protein, which translates to MENQALGLAEAIARLTPAEITVKRVRWRRAFDWLPVGLKSPGMLDPAGDAPFPTEGQPWPDLWIATGRATLPLSLAARRLSGGRTFVVQTQDPRIDPAGFDLIVAPAHDGLTAPNVVSITGSPHRITPGALAAAAPAFADRLDALSRPRVTVLIGGRSKAFDLTEDHALALADRIEAAVRAVGGALLLSFSRRTPALARAAMTTRLSDLPGWIWDGSGPNPMFAFLETADHILVTEDSANMAAEAASTGKPVHILPMIARKPPGKFARLHADLAKRGAARPFDDVLETWTYPPLAETDRAARAVLKAMDRRNFPGPQSR; encoded by the coding sequence ATGGAAAATCAGGCACTCGGTCTGGCGGAGGCCATCGCGCGGCTGACGCCTGCAGAGATCACCGTGAAGCGCGTTCGCTGGCGGCGGGCGTTCGACTGGCTGCCGGTCGGCCTCAAGTCGCCCGGGATGCTGGACCCGGCCGGTGACGCGCCTTTTCCGACCGAGGGCCAGCCCTGGCCCGATCTGTGGATCGCTACCGGCCGCGCGACCCTGCCCCTGTCGCTGGCGGCCCGTCGTCTGAGTGGCGGCCGCACCTTCGTCGTCCAGACCCAGGACCCGCGCATCGACCCGGCCGGATTCGACCTGATCGTGGCCCCGGCCCATGACGGCCTGACCGCTCCGAATGTCGTCTCCATCACCGGCTCGCCGCACCGGATCACGCCCGGGGCCCTGGCCGCCGCCGCGCCCGCCTTCGCCGACCGGCTGGATGCCCTGTCCCGACCGCGCGTGACGGTCCTGATCGGCGGCCGCTCGAAGGCCTTCGACCTGACCGAGGACCACGCCCTGGCCCTGGCCGACCGGATCGAGGCGGCGGTGCGCGCCGTCGGCGGCGCCCTGTTGCTGAGCTTCTCGCGACGCACCCCGGCTCTGGCGCGCGCGGCGATGACGACGCGGCTTTCCGATCTGCCCGGCTGGATCTGGGACGGGAGCGGACCCAATCCGATGTTCGCCTTCCTGGAGACGGCCGACCACATCCTGGTCACCGAGGACAGCGCCAATATGGCCGCCGAGGCCGCCTCGACCGGCAAGCCCGTCCACATCCTGCCCATGATTGCACGGAAGCCGCCCGGCAAGTTCGCCCGGCTGCACGCCGACCTTGCCAAACGCGGCGCGGCGCGACCCTTCGACGACGTGCTGGAGACCTGGACCTATCCGCCACTGGCCGAGACCGACCGGGCCGCGCGGGCGGTGCTGAAGGCGATGGACAGGCGCAACTTTCCTGGGCCGCAGTCGCGGTAA
- a CDS encoding Dps family protein, whose protein sequence is MTAATIDTGLTRAERTHVTGELSKVLADSFAIYLKTHGYHWNVRGPEFFTYHTLLEQQYRDIWTALDEIAERIRALGEFAPQSHSALGNLTSIRDGDSEKDASAMLKELMTDHETVIATCRTALTAADDDGDDVSVDLLTRRLAAHEKFAWMLRSTLGGR, encoded by the coding sequence ATGACCGCCGCCACGATCGACACAGGCCTGACCAGGGCCGAACGCACCCATGTGACCGGGGAGCTGAGCAAGGTCCTCGCGGACAGCTTCGCGATCTATCTGAAAACCCACGGCTATCACTGGAACGTGCGCGGGCCGGAGTTCTTCACCTATCACACCCTGCTCGAGCAGCAGTACCGCGACATCTGGACCGCCCTGGACGAGATCGCCGAGCGGATCCGGGCTCTGGGAGAGTTCGCGCCGCAATCCCATTCCGCCCTGGGCAACCTGACCTCCATCAGGGACGGCGACTCGGAAAAGGACGCCTCGGCCATGCTGAAGGAGCTGATGACGGACCACGAGACGGTCATCGCCACCTGCCGCACGGCTCTTACGGCTGCCGATGACGACGGGGACGATGTGTCGGTCGACCTGCTGACCCGGCGCCTGGCCGCGCACGAAAAGTTTGCCTGGATGCTGCGATCGACCCTGGGCGGGCGCTAG
- a CDS encoding DUF6481 family protein gives MRDLKQTGFNDRITAQQEAKKALLAKFKPKPTVTDPEFDRLAEKRAAEKEALRLQHEAAKAEERRIKQEREEARLAAMRETEEAKEAEKRAARKERKQLTKEEQKAARDARYAARKARR, from the coding sequence ATGAGAGATCTGAAACAGACCGGCTTCAACGACCGCATCACGGCCCAGCAGGAAGCCAAGAAGGCGCTGCTCGCCAAGTTCAAGCCCAAGCCGACCGTGACCGACCCCGAGTTCGACCGCCTGGCCGAAAAGCGTGCGGCGGAGAAGGAAGCCCTGCGCCTGCAGCACGAGGCCGCCAAGGCCGAGGAACGCCGCATCAAGCAGGAGCGTGAAGAAGCCCGTCTGGCCGCCATGCGCGAGACCGAGGAGGCCAAGGAGGCCGAGAAGCGCGCCGCTCGCAAGGAGCGCAAGCAACTCACCAAGGAAGAACAGAAGGCCGCACGCGACGCCCGCTACGCCGCCCGCAAGGCGCGTCGCTAG
- a CDS encoding cell wall hydrolase, producing the protein MTAAAVFGAVLGLGIGCAYLGGTVARATTVRAQAERLEGATSAGFTEEALAAAAGGLDASALAIARRHDPYTVAGSAQRDRQAELLTARLEQLRPQRLDAGLRRASLSDAPRPFHLGNALDDSRDLECLTQAAYYEARGEGADGMRAVTQVVLNRARHPAFPHSICGVVFQGAGRRVGCQFSFTCDGSMRGAVNRVAWNRARSIASAALSGSVYAGVGNATHFHTTGVSPSWRNALMRVGQVGNHVFYRFGGRSGTTSAFAYQTQPSSGTEMQRTVYAGIDPSTSLRQAGEAIAYTALVAQENLASGTTSAPDSEAPTNQPASPPVQAPTAPARTPAQVQPASTPTA; encoded by the coding sequence ATGACGGCGGCAGCGGTGTTCGGCGCAGTGCTGGGGCTGGGAATCGGCTGCGCCTATCTGGGCGGCACCGTTGCCAGGGCGACCACCGTGCGCGCCCAGGCCGAACGGCTCGAGGGTGCCACCTCTGCCGGCTTCACCGAAGAGGCCCTGGCCGCAGCCGCCGGCGGTCTCGACGCCAGTGCCCTGGCCATCGCCCGTCGTCACGATCCCTATACCGTCGCCGGCTCCGCCCAGCGTGACCGCCAGGCCGAACTGCTGACCGCCCGCCTGGAGCAGCTTCGTCCGCAGCGTCTGGATGCCGGTCTGCGACGCGCCAGTCTGTCGGATGCCCCGCGGCCCTTCCATCTCGGCAACGCCCTCGATGACAGCCGTGACCTCGAATGCCTGACCCAGGCGGCTTACTACGAGGCGCGCGGCGAGGGTGCCGACGGCATGCGCGCCGTGACCCAGGTCGTGCTGAACCGCGCCCGCCACCCGGCCTTCCCGCACAGCATCTGCGGCGTCGTGTTCCAGGGTGCCGGCCGTCGGGTCGGCTGCCAGTTCAGCTTCACTTGCGACGGCTCGATGCGTGGTGCCGTCAACCGTGTCGCCTGGAACCGGGCGCGCTCCATCGCCTCGGCAGCCCTGTCCGGCTCGGTCTATGCTGGGGTCGGCAATGCGACTCACTTCCACACCACCGGCGTCTCACCGTCATGGCGGAACGCGCTGATGCGCGTCGGCCAGGTCGGCAACCACGTCTTCTACCGCTTCGGCGGTCGCTCAGGCACCACCAGCGCCTTCGCCTATCAGACGCAGCCATCGAGCGGCACCGAGATGCAACGCACCGTCTATGCCGGTATCGACCCTTCGACCAGCCTGCGTCAGGCGGGCGAGGCGATCGCCTACACGGCGCTGGTGGCACAGGAGAACCTGGCGTCCGGCACGACATCGGCCCCGGACTCAGAGGCCCCGACCAATCAGCCCGCATCGCCCCCGGTTCAGGCTCCGACCGCCCCGGCCAGGACACCGGCCCAGGTCCAGCCCGCGAGCACGCCGACGGCCTGA